The following are encoded together in the Malaya genurostris strain Urasoe2022 chromosome 3, Malgen_1.1, whole genome shotgun sequence genome:
- the LOC131437398 gene encoding homeotic protein female sterile-like isoform X6 translates to MSSKFSHQNRFTWGIPKIKSLLRTAEQLKIKGLCEVSEPQYEQDFSPSIKRYKPYRSRSPDNRHPPPPGSLSTNARSNNSASSQSNNNQSGQDSKSGHKSSSGRSHSSNSESAPADNGSSPVVVLESRDLTSTPGKEGKGKMTSLGMGVGINGSVMGVSMGYLDFAPEPPAPTATPVTEHVDINCAPSHDTRDLSSKYSISNNGDIRVKFETLRSLDPQDAIQLDNQVAHQMHSQAQQQLQHQQMLHQQQQQHILQQQHQQQHQQQQQHQQQQQQQTHRQTPQPQQVDQRMSPHQPSPQQPPQHQQHVLLIDQQSQHSHLSTHSPASNASSSSSQHHPENLVTVASTTADNSTQMEMKTRITLKQEIMTEVEHQQQQQQHQQQMEVEQDQSSMHGMVVTPEISGMMTQSQMSDIYQSDASEDSKVGILDGSAMQYTNLTSPNASDPKTPSGPKTWTAEDMESALDALRTHNMSLTKSKKTKLKASATYGIPSTTLWQRAHRLGIDTPKKEGPSKTWNEDSLNSALEALRTGTISANKASKAFGIPSSTLYKIARREGIRLAAPFNAAPTTWSAEDLDRALEAIRAGQTSVQKASTEFGIPTGTLYGRCKREGIELSRSNPTPWSEDAMMEALESVKQGHMSINQAAIHYNLPYSSLYGRFKRGKYDTPNSANSSHSNHGGGGAGGGGNVGGIGGIGSNVVTTAATMAGVTSSPQMEFKIEPQHNEHSPENTQHYNPALTTSLTTSSAPPSTQTHHVVPSPSPVNIHIINANHHHHQLQPTPPPHQTIATTHHTLQGAQPQLIQHHIIPQQHHIIYQQPLQQLQQQPQYHPMYHIIKQENDRS, encoded by the exons atgtcTTCAAAATTTTCGCATCAGAATCGCTTTACTTGGGGAATCCCCAAAATAAAG AGCCTTTTGAGAACTGCAGAGCAACTAAAGATTAAAGGGTTGTGTGAAGTAAGTGAACCACAATACGAACAGGATTTCTCGCCATCAATCAAGCGTTACAAGCCCTACCGTTCACGATCCCCAGACAATCGTCATCCACCTCCTCCGGGATCATTATCAACAAACGCACGAAGCAACAATTCTGCATCCTCGCAAAGCAACAATAACCAAAGTGGACAGGATTCCAAAAGTGGCCATAAGTCATCCTCCGGTAGAAGCCATAGCAGTAATTCAGAATCGGCTCCGGCAGATAATGGATCTTCGCCTGTAGTCGTGCTAGAATCACGTGATTTAACATCGACTCCAGGCAAGGAAGGAAAAGGAAAAATGACCAGTCTTGGAATGGGAGTTGGAATA AACGGCTCCGTTATGGGTGTCTCGATGGGATACTTGGATTTCGCTCCGGAACCACCAGCACCAACGGCAACACCGGTGACAGAACATGTTGATATCAATTGTGCTCCTAGCCATGACACACGTGATCTGTCCAGTAAGT attcaatctcaaacaatggTGATATTCGAGTGAAATTCGAAACGCTCCGGTCACTTGATCCACAAGATGCAATACAGTTGGACAACCAAGTTGCACACCAGATGCATTCGCAAGCCCAGCAACAGTTACAACACCAGCAAATGTTgcaccaacaacagcaacagcatatattacaacaacaacatcaacaacagcatcaacaacagcagcagcaccagcagcaacaacagcaacaaacgCACCGGCAGACACCTCAGCCTCAACAAGTGGATCAGCGAATGTCGCCTCACCAGCCTTCGCCTCAGCAACCTcctcaacatcaacaacacGTTCTCCTAATCGATCAACAATCGCAACACTCACACCTCTCCACCCATAGTCCAGCGTCCAACGCTTCGAGTTCGTCTAGCCAACATCATCCGGAAAATTTGGTTACAGTCGCGTCTACTACGGCCGACAATAGTACGCAAATGGAAATGAAAACGCGAATTACACTTAAACaggaaattatgactgaagtaGAAcaccagcaacaacaacagcaacaccaGCAACAGATGGAAGTGGAACAGGACCAATCGTCTATGCACGGAATGGTCGTAACACCAGAGATCTCAGGAATGATGACTCAGAGCCAAATGAGTG ATATCTATCAATCAGATGCCAGTGAAGATTCAAAAGTTGGTATTCTTGACGGTTCCGCGATGCAGTACACAAATCTGACAAGTCCAAATGCTAGTGATCCCAAGACACCTAGTGGTCCAAAGACTTGGACGGCAGAGGACATGGAATCAGCATTGGatgcactgcgcacccataacaTGAGTTTAACAAAG tctaaaaaaactaaattaaagGCTTCCGCTAcgtatggcataccttcaacaACACTGTGGCAGAGAGCACATCGACTAGGTATCGATACACCGAAGAAGGAAGGACCATCTAAAACGTGGAACGAAGACTCATTGAACAGTGCCCTGGAAGCATTGCGCACCGGAACGATATCGGCCAACAAGGCATCGAAGGCTTTTGGTATTCCCTCTTCAACTCTTTACAAAATTGCCCGACGCGAGGGTATTCGACTGGCGGCACCGTTCAATGCAGCGCCCACTACATGGTCTGCGGAGGATTTGGACCGTGCCTTGGAAGCGATCCGTGCTGGTCAAACTTCCGTTCAAAAGGCAAGTACGGAATTTGGTATTCCAACTGGTACACTTTACGGGCGATGCAAGCGAGAAGGAATCGAGCTATCGCGATCAAACCCTACACCCTGGTCTGAGGATGCAATGATGGAAGCCTTAGAATCTGTGAA ACAAGGACACATGTCGATAAACCAAGCTGCCATCCATTACAATTTGCCTTACAGTTCACTGTATGGCAGGTTTAAGCGTGGTAAATATGACACACCAAACAGCGCTAATTCTTCACACTCTAATCACGGCGGTGGAGGCGCGGGCGGAGGCGGTAACGTCGGCGGCATCGGTGGAATCGGAAGTAATGTGGTGACAACTGCGGCAACGATGGCCGGCGTTACCAGCAGTCCGCAAATGGAATTTAAAATAGAACCTCAACATAATGAGCATAGTCCAGAGAATACG CAACATTATAATCCTGCGCTAACAACATCACTAACAACGTCGTCCGCGCCGCCATCAACACAAACCCACCACGTTGTACCGTCACCATCGCCAGTCAACATTCACATCATTAACGCcaatcatcaccatcatcagcTGCAACCGACACCGCCGCCACATCAAACTATAGCGACGACGCATCACACACTGCAAGGAGCGCAACCGCAGCTGATCCAACATCACATCATTCCGCAGCAGCACCACATCATCTATCAGCAGCCGCTGCAACAACTTCAACAACAACCGCAGTATCATCCGATGTATCACATCATCAAACAAGAAAACGATAGAAGTTGA